The Planctomycetota bacterium sequence CGACGGCTACGGCGTGCACAGCCTCGGCTCGCTCGAGCGCCTGATGCACGACCTGGCCCGCGGCCAGCGCATCCCGCGCCGCCAGCACTTCGGCTCCGAGGCGCTGCTCGACACCCTCGTGGCCTCCTGCCGCCTGCCCGTGCTGTACTTCTGCTTCAACCGCCGCCTGTGCGAGGCGCGGGCCGAGGCCAACGCCCGCCGCAATCTGCTCACCAGCGATGAGGCGGCCGAGGTGGCGCGCCTGTTCGAGGAGCTGTGCGACCGCTTCGACGTGGCCCACGAGGCCAGCGCCGTGCTCATGGGCGAGCTGGTGCGCCGCGGCGTGGCCTTCCACCACGCCGGCATCCTGCCCACCCTCAAGGAGGTTGTCGAGCGCCTCTTCACCAGCGGCCTCATCAAGATGCTCTTCACCACCGAAACCTTCGCCCTCGGCGTGAACATGCCCGCGCAGACCGTGGTGCTCGACGCCCTCGAGAAGTTCCACGGCACCCACTTCGGCTACCTGCGCGCCCGCGAATACCAGCAGATGGCCGGCCGCGCGGGCCGGCGGGGCCTGGACACCCGCGGCTACGTCTACGCCCGCCTCGACACCGACGAGGTGCGCTTCGAGGGCGTCAAGCGCGTCGTGGCCGGGCCGCCCGAGCGCATCGAGAGCCAGTTCAACCTCTCCTACGCCACGATCCTCAGCCTCTACGGCCGCTGGGGCGGGCGGCTCTTCGACGCCTGCGACCGCAGCTTCGCCGCCTACCAGGCCCAGCAGCCGCGCAGCCGCAAGGGGCGCAACCCGCACGTCTCGCTGCGCAAGCAGGTCGAGCACCGCCTCAAGGTGCTCCAGACGCTCGGCTACCTCGGCAAGCGCGGCGTCACGGCCAAGGGCGAGTTCGCCATCCGCATCCCCGGCTACGAGCTGCCCACCACCGAGCTGTTCTTCGCCGGAGTCTTCGACGAAGTGAACGCGCACGGCATCAACGTGCTCGTGAACGCCATCGTGCACGAGGCGCGGCGGGCCGAGCTGGGCGCGCCCCCGCCCCGCCACCTCATCCCCCACGTCCGCCGCCGCGCCATCAAAGCCGTCAAGCGCATCTTCAACCTCGAAAAGCAGTACGGCGTGCTCGACCCCGTGCGCAGACTCGACTTCAGCCTGGGCGTGGCCGTGAACGCCTGGAGCCGGGGCGCCGACTTCGCCGACCTCGCGTCGCTCACCCGCGCGGCGGAGGGCGACATCATTCGCTCGCTGCGCATGACTATCCAGATACTGCGCCAGCTCAAGTACGCCACCGACGACCCCGCGCTGCGCGACAAGCTGTGGGAGGCCGAGCGCGCCCTCAACCGCGGCGCCGTGGACGCCGAGCGCCAGCTCCGCGCCGGCTGCGATGAGCCAGACGCCAGGCAGCAGTCGGCAGGAGGCAGTCAAGAGGAGGGGGCAACACCGACCAGCCCCGCGACGCCCGGGGCGACATGAGCGCCGCATCGTCCTAAGTGAAGATAGCGCAAGATATTATGGCTTGCTATAGAAACGCTCCAGGATGGCCCAGGACGCGTTTCGGAGAGCCCATGAGACCTACGGGTCATTGGGCGCCGTAACTCGAGGTGCCGATCGCCGCAAGCGTAGCGCTCAACTGGCCTTACGCAGCGTGTCTTGGAAATCAGACTCCGCCTCCGGAAGGCCCCAAAACGCATTTCCAGCGCCTCTGGGGCGCGCTGGCCGCATCGGCGGGGAGGGCGACTCCTCGCGTCAGGGCTTGGTGGGCAGGCGGCTGAACGGGCGCGGGTCGGGGGTGAGCCAGGCCAGAATCACCCACCCGGCGAGGTCGTTGCGCACCGGGGCGTCGGGCGCGATGAACTCGCGGATCCCGCCCTTGGGCGTGACGGCGAAGTCGCGCAGCCAGGTGCGGGCCTTGCGGATGTCATTGAAGCGGTTGCCGACGCGCCCGGCCCCCAGGCAATAGGCCGCCACGGGCAGCACGAAGGCGCGGTCGTCCTTCCTCTTGCGGAACGAGCCGTCGGGGGCCATGCGGGCCTCCAGCCACTTGAGCGCGGCCTCCGTCTCGCGCGAGGCGCCCAGCACCCAGGCCAGGTAGGCCTGAGTGAACTGGCTCTCCGCGTCGTCCACGGGGGGGATGAGGCTGCCCGCCTCGTCAATGGCCGTGGCGAAGGCTTGCTCGCGCTTGTGGAAGAGGTGCTGGGGAATGTGCTGCTCGAGGCGGCTCGCGGCGAGGCGGCAGCGCGCCTGGCCGGTGAGGAAGCTGCCCGCCCAGAGGCCCAGGAGCACGTCGGCCTGGTCGCGCGCGCGCTGGCGGCGGCATAGCTCCCAGGTGTCCTGGCCCTTGGGTTGCACCCAGCCCAGGTAGAAGAGGTCGTTGGGCCCGCGGTTCTTCTCGAGGAGGAAGTCGAGGGCGGCGTACACGTGCGGCCGGCAGGCGACGGCCAGCGAGTCATCGGTCGCCAGATCGGTGTAGAGGGCGACGTGGTAGAGGAACAGGGCCGCGGCCGAGGAGCAGCCGCGAGTGTCCTGCGCGCCGCCGTCGAGCGCGGTGGGCAGCGCCACGTGGGGCGTCTGGGCGGCGTGGGCGTGGTGCCAGGTTCCCGCCCACTGGCCGTCGCGCTCCATCGCGAGGGCCAGCCACTTGATGCCGTCGCGCCAGGCGTTGCGGTAGGCGACGCGCCCCGTGGTGCGATAGGCGTAGGCGGCGGCGAGGAGCGAGCGCGCCATCGCGCCGTCCTCGTTCGCCCGCAGGGCGCCGGGCGCGTCGGGGATGCAGCCCTGGGGCGTCTGTTGCGCGAGGGCGAAGTCGGCCACCTCGCGCACGCGCGGGTTCAACGAGAGCTGGGCGTGGGCCGAGATGGCGAGG is a genomic window containing:
- a CDS encoding DEAD/DEAH box helicase, encoding MEYAGFTLDPFQEQAIAAIDRGHSLIVAAPTGAGKTLIAEYAIDQAMRRGRQIVYTAPIKALSNQKFRDFSAKYPDRIGILTGDVSINYDAPCLIMTTEIFRNTLLEDPDRLAKVDFAIFDEFHYINDIERGTVWEESVIFAPESIRFICLSATMPNIAELAGWMREVRSAPVEVIVEDHRPVPLDHALWADGYGVHSLGSLERLMHDLARGQRIPRRQHFGSEALLDTLVASCRLPVLYFCFNRRLCEARAEANARRNLLTSDEAAEVARLFEELCDRFDVAHEASAVLMGELVRRGVAFHHAGILPTLKEVVERLFTSGLIKMLFTTETFALGVNMPAQTVVLDALEKFHGTHFGYLRAREYQQMAGRAGRRGLDTRGYVYARLDTDEVRFEGVKRVVAGPPERIESQFNLSYATILSLYGRWGGRLFDACDRSFAAYQAQQPRSRKGRNPHVSLRKQVEHRLKVLQTLGYLGKRGVTAKGEFAIRIPGYELPTTELFFAGVFDEVNAHGINVLVNAIVHEARRAELGAPPPRHLIPHVRRRAIKAVKRIFNLEKQYGVLDPVRRLDFSLGVAVNAWSRGADFADLASLTRAAEGDIIRSLRMTIQILRQLKYATDDPALRDKLWEAERALNRGAVDAERQLRAGCDEPDARQQSAGGSQEEGATPTSPATPGAT